One part of the Actinomyces howellii genome encodes these proteins:
- the rpmF gene encoding 50S ribosomal protein L32, protein MAVPKRRMSRSNTRHRRSQWKAELTELVTIRVAGREITVPRRLTKAYKTGLIEY, encoded by the coding sequence ATGGCAGTGCCGAAGCGGAGGATGTCCCGCAGCAACACGCGTCACCGTCGTTCGCAGTGGAAGGCCGAGCTCACCGAGCTCGTCACCATCCGCGTCGCCGGCCGCGAGATCACCGTGCCTCGTCGTCTGACGAAGGCCTACAAGACCGGACTCATCGAGTACTGA